In Sporichthya polymorpha DSM 43042, a genomic segment contains:
- a CDS encoding DUF3105 domain-containing protein codes for MGALVLRGWDAQGDGGGPPPELFGTVTSTPTARHVDRRVQYEQTPPAGGDHAAAWLNCGTYTKPVPNEIAVHSLEHGAVWITYHPKLAVTDLARLLDVVPLDYTIMSPYPRLPAQIVVSAWGRQLTMSNPADPRLLEFIRRYRLGPQAPESGAPCAGGVNG; via the coding sequence ATGGGAGCGTTGGTCCTCCGCGGCTGGGACGCGCAGGGCGACGGCGGCGGGCCACCGCCCGAGCTCTTCGGCACGGTCACGAGCACGCCCACAGCACGTCATGTGGATAGGAGGGTGCAATACGAGCAGACCCCTCCGGCCGGCGGCGACCATGCGGCTGCCTGGCTCAACTGTGGGACCTACACCAAACCGGTGCCCAACGAGATCGCGGTTCACTCACTCGAACACGGCGCGGTGTGGATCACCTACCACCCCAAACTCGCCGTGACCGACCTCGCTCGCTTGCTCGACGTCGTTCCGCTGGACTACACGATCATGTCGCCCTATCCACGGCTACCCGCCCAGATCGTCGTGTCCGCGTGGGGCCGGCAGCTCACGATGTCCAATCCGGCGGACCCGAGGTTGCTGGAGTTCATCCGACGGTACCGGCTCGGCCCCCAAGCGCCGGAGTCCGGAGCACCCTGCGCCGGCGGGGTCAACGGCTGA